Proteins encoded within one genomic window of Glycine soja cultivar W05 chromosome 1, ASM419377v2, whole genome shotgun sequence:
- the LOC114414955 gene encoding L-type lectin-domain containing receptor kinase S.4-like produces MATKLNMLLKLLPLLVFLLIPVSSQPNQLFYAGFKGLGSNNMTLDGVAEIEPNGVLKLTNDSSKVMGHAFYPTPFRFKNSSGGKAFSFSSSFALAIVPEFPKLGGHGLAFTIAPSKDLKAHPSQYLGILDSSNIGNFSNHLFAVEFDTAKDFEFGDIDDNHVGIDINSLASNASASAGYYTGDDDSSKQNLTLQSRVPILAWVDYDAAKSVVHVTISASSTKPKRPLLSYHVDLSPILKESMYVGFSASTGLLASSHYILGWSFKINGPAPPLDLSSLPQLPGPKKKHTSLIIGVSVSVVVLALCAVLFGIYMYRRYKNADVIEAWELEIGPHRYSYQELKKATKGFKDKELLGQGGFGSVYKGTLPNSNTQVAVKRISHDSNQGLREFVSEIASIGRLRHRNLVQLLGWCRRLGDLLLVYDFMENGSLDKYLFNEPETILSWEQRFKVIKDVASALLYLHEGYEQVVIHRDVKASNVLLDGELNGRLGDFGLARLYEHGTNPSTTRVVGTLGYLAPEVPRTGKATPSSDVFAFGALLLEVACGLRPLEPKAMPEDMVLVDCVWNKFKQGRILNMVDPKLNGVFNEREMLMVLKLGLLCSNGSPTARPSMRQVVRFLEGEVGVPDELRKPGEGGYQEGFDEFLHSLESSSFDQMNTGSYGRNRDMDSSFPSLTGTSLFSPHGKGQTM; encoded by the coding sequence ATGGCCACCAAACTCAACATGCTCCTCAAGCTCCTGCCTTTGTTGGTGTTCCTTCTGATCCCAGTTTCATCTCAGCCAAACCAGCTCTTCTATGCTGGATTCAAGGGTCTGGGAAGCAACAACATGACCCTTGATGGGGTTGCAGAAATAGAGCCAAATGGGGTACTGAAACTCACAAATGATTCAAGTAAAGTGATGGGTCATGCTTTTTATCCAACCCCTTTTCGGTTCAAGAACTCTAGTGGTGGTAAAGCTTTCtccttttcttcctcttttgctTTGGCTATTGTTCCTGAGTTTCCAAAGCTAGGAGGGCATGGCCTTGCTTTTACAATTGCTCCTTCTAAGGATCTGAAGGCTCATCCAAGCCAATATCTTGGTATTCTTGACTCAAGTAACATAGGGAACTTCTCCAACCACCTCTTTGCTGTTGAGTTTGACACAGCAAAGGATTTTGAGTTTGGGGACATTGATGACAACCATGTTGGAATTGACATCAATAGCTTGGCCTCCAATGCCTCTGCATCTGCAGGTTACTACACTGGGGATGATGATTCAAGCAAACAGAATCTCACCCTCCAAAGTAGGGTACCTATTCTAGCTTGGGTTGATTATGATGCTGCTAAAAGTGTGGTCCATGTCACGATTTCTGCATCTTCTACCAAACCCAAAAGGCCACTCTTGTCCTATCATGTGGATCTTTCACCAATCCTTAAGGAATCCATGTATGTTGGGTTCTCTGCATCAACAGGGTTGCTTGCTAGCTCCCATTACATCTTGGGATGGAGCTTCAAAATCAATGGGCCAGCTCCACCCCTTGATCTCTCTTCTCTCCCACAGCTTCCAGGGCCAAAGAAGAAACACACATCTCTGATAATTGGGGTTTCAGTCTCTGTTGTTGTTCTTGCATTGTGTGCTGTCTTATTTGGCATCTACATGTACAGAAGGTACAAGAATGCTGATGTCATAGAAGCTTGGGAGCTAGAGATTGGGCCACATAGGTACTCCTACCAAGAGCTCAAGAAAGCAACAAAAGGGTTCAAGGACAAAGAGCTGCTTGGACAAGGTGGGTTTGGGAGTGTTTACAAAGGAACATTGCCAAATTCCAATACCCAGGTTGCTGTTAAGAGAATTTCACATGACTCCAATCAAGGCCTGAGGGAATTTGTATCAGAAATAGCCAGCATAGGCCGGCTTCGCCACCGGAATTTGGTTCAGTTGCTGGGGTGGTGTCGCCGCCTGGGTGACCTCCTCCTTGTGTATGATTTCATGGAAAATGGGAGCTTAGACAAGTACTTGTTTAACGAGCCAGAAACAATCCTAAGTTGGGAGCAAAGGTTTAAGGTCATCAAGGATGTTGCTTCAGCCCTTTTGTATCTTCACGAGGGCTATGAGCAGGTGGTGATACATAGAGATGTGAAGGCTAGCAATGTGCTTCTAGACGGTGAACTCAATGGAAGACTAGGAGATTTTGGATTAGCAAGGTTGTATGAACATGGGACTAATCCAAGTACCACAAGGGTGGTGGGGACCTTGGGCTATTTGGCACCTGAGGTGCCTAGGACAGGGAAGGCCACTCCTAGCTCAGATGTTTTTGCATTTGGTGCACTTTTACTAGAGGTGGCATGTGGGCTAAGACCACTTGAGCCAAAGGCAATGCCAGAAGATATGGTTTTGGTTGATTGTGTGTGGAACAAATTCAAACAAGGGAGAATACTCAATATGGTGGACCCTAAACTAAATGGTGTTTTTAATGAAAGAGAGATGCTCATGGTGTTGAAATTGGGGCTTCTGTGTTCAAATGGTTCACCCACTGCTAGGCCTAGCATGAGACAGGTGGTGAGGTTTTTGGAAGGAGAAGTTGGTGTGCCAGATGAGTTGAGAAAGCCGGGAGAGGGAGGTTACCAGGAGGGTTTTGATGAATTCTTGCACTCACTTGAATCTTCTTCGTTTGATCAGATGAACACAGGTTCCTATGGTAGAAATAGAGACATGGATTCTAGTTTTCCATCTTTAACTGGTACATCTCTTTTTAGTCCCCATGGTAAAGGACAAACAATGTGA